From a single Sporosarcina oncorhynchi genomic region:
- a CDS encoding alkaline phosphatase, which produces MLKKKFFKKVVPVAVISTVLFGGLISSVANERVSAEQVKPNDHADIKNVIFLIGDGMGVSYTSAYRYFKDDPTTPDVELTEFDKYLVGQQMTYPNDETDSITDSASAATAMSSGIKTYNNAIAVDKDKSRVKTVLEAAKEAGKSTGLVATSEITHATPAAYGAHNESRKNMDEIADDYYQERINGKHTIDVLLGGGKKNFVREDANLVESFKKNGYSHVSTKAELLKDSNEQILGLFADEGLPKMIDRSADTPSLEEMTVAAIDRLKKNDKGFFLMVEGSQIDWAGHSNDIVGAMSEMEDFEKAFKAAIDFAKEDKHTLVVATADHSTGGFSIGADGVYNWSVDEIKAAKRTPAFVAQQIATGADVESTLKLYIDQDFLPLTDQEIKVVSAAGDKGNAIEEAIKTIFDKRSNTGWTTGGHTGEDVPVYAYGPAKERFAGLLDNIDHARIIFELVGSKE; this is translated from the coding sequence ATGTTGAAAAAGAAGTTTTTCAAGAAAGTTGTGCCTGTAGCTGTGATTTCGACTGTGTTATTTGGTGGATTGATTAGTTCCGTCGCCAATGAGCGGGTATCAGCAGAACAAGTTAAGCCGAACGATCATGCTGATATCAAAAATGTAATCTTCTTGATTGGGGATGGAATGGGGGTATCCTATACATCCGCGTATCGTTACTTCAAAGATGATCCAACGACACCCGATGTCGAGTTGACTGAGTTCGATAAATACCTAGTAGGTCAGCAGATGACCTATCCAAATGATGAAACCGATTCTATAACAGACTCTGCTTCTGCTGCAACAGCTATGTCATCGGGGATAAAAACCTATAATAACGCTATTGCAGTAGATAAAGATAAGAGTAGAGTGAAAACAGTTTTGGAAGCCGCAAAAGAGGCCGGTAAATCGACTGGACTTGTGGCTACCTCCGAAATCACCCATGCAACGCCTGCAGCATACGGCGCTCATAATGAGAGTAGGAAAAACATGGACGAAATTGCTGATGATTATTATCAAGAACGCATTAATGGCAAACATACAATAGACGTTCTTCTTGGCGGAGGGAAAAAGAACTTTGTTCGGGAAGACGCGAACCTTGTCGAGTCCTTTAAAAAGAATGGCTATAGTCATGTCAGTACAAAAGCGGAATTATTGAAGGATAGCAATGAGCAAATTTTAGGGTTGTTCGCAGATGAAGGGCTTCCGAAGATGATTGATCGGTCAGCAGATACGCCGTCGTTGGAAGAAATGACAGTTGCGGCTATAGATAGATTGAAGAAGAACGACAAAGGATTCTTCCTTATGGTTGAAGGTAGTCAAATCGACTGGGCAGGACATAGTAACGATATTGTCGGTGCCATGAGCGAAATGGAAGATTTCGAAAAAGCATTCAAGGCGGCAATTGACTTTGCGAAAGAGGATAAACATACATTAGTTGTTGCGACAGCCGATCACTCGACGGGCGGATTTTCAATAGGAGCGGATGGTGTCTACAATTGGTCCGTCGACGAAATCAAAGCAGCAAAACGGACGCCGGCTTTCGTTGCTCAGCAAATTGCAACAGGAGCAGATGTAGAGTCGACATTGAAACTTTATATTGACCAAGATTTCTTGCCTTTGACTGATCAGGAAATTAAAGTGGTTAGTGCAGCTGGTGATAAAGGCAACGCCATTGAAGAAGCCATCAAAACCATTTTTGATAAACGCTCAAATACCGGGTGGACTACTGGTGGCCATACAGGTGAAGATGTGCCTGTTTATGCTTACGGTCCAGCGAAAGAACGTTTCGCCGGTTTGCTAGACAATATCGATCATGCACGAATCATCTTCGAACTAGTAGGAAGTAAAGAATAG
- a CDS encoding aminotransferase class I/II-fold pyridoxal phosphate-dependent enzyme, giving the protein MNQSDRPLVEALFNFKKQHPVSLHVPGHKHGMLSRLPVEFRSALSYDFTELTGLDDLHEADGVIKASELLLSQLYKSTRSFFLVNGSTVGNLAMVYAICSPGDIVIIQRNAHKSVFNAVELTGALPVLITPPWDTSTQAPGTLAVDQVQEALDAYPEAKGIVLTYPTYYGVTGNDLKPIIELCHSHSVPVLVDEAHGAHFIVGEPFPKSALELGADVVVHSAHKTLPALTMASFLHVRSNFVEEEKVAYYLQMLQSSSPSYLLMASLDDARAYAASFNENDKQHFFELRKTFLEAIKNDTPFELIETDDPLKLLIRLVGYTGFELQEALESQGIYAELADPFQVLFVLPLWNASSTLQLESLLTKMTEAVTLLNKMPSGSVAANIPEWPVGISTLACPPSQWATMQVEWIPMEKSVGHIAGTSLIPYPPGIPLLMKGELIQDSHLSTLTDLMKMGTRFHGASRLVEGQIQVLKRDTEA; this is encoded by the coding sequence ATGAATCAAAGCGATCGCCCGCTCGTAGAGGCATTATTCAATTTTAAAAAACAGCACCCGGTCTCATTACATGTGCCGGGGCATAAGCATGGTATGCTTTCCCGTTTGCCGGTTGAATTCCGCAGCGCTCTTTCGTATGATTTCACGGAATTGACAGGGTTGGATGATCTTCATGAAGCAGATGGAGTAATTAAGGCATCAGAATTACTGCTTTCCCAACTCTATAAATCTACACGCAGCTTTTTCCTTGTGAACGGTTCGACTGTTGGCAACCTGGCGATGGTCTATGCCATTTGTAGCCCAGGAGACATAGTCATCATTCAGCGGAATGCACATAAGTCCGTGTTCAATGCAGTGGAATTGACGGGAGCGTTGCCAGTTCTTATCACCCCTCCATGGGATACAAGCACACAGGCGCCTGGGACACTAGCCGTAGACCAAGTGCAAGAGGCGCTTGATGCTTACCCGGAAGCGAAAGGGATTGTGCTGACGTATCCAACTTATTACGGAGTGACCGGTAATGATTTGAAACCTATCATTGAGCTCTGTCATTCCCATTCGGTACCTGTCCTTGTAGATGAAGCGCATGGGGCACATTTCATCGTAGGTGAACCGTTTCCGAAGTCGGCACTAGAGCTCGGTGCAGATGTTGTTGTCCACTCAGCCCATAAGACGCTACCTGCACTGACAATGGCATCTTTTCTTCATGTACGATCAAACTTCGTTGAGGAAGAAAAGGTCGCATATTATCTCCAGATGTTACAATCGAGCAGCCCATCCTATCTGTTGATGGCCTCATTGGATGACGCACGGGCGTATGCCGCAAGTTTCAATGAAAATGACAAACAGCATTTCTTTGAGCTCCGCAAAACATTTTTAGAGGCGATTAAAAACGACACGCCTTTTGAATTAATAGAAACCGACGATCCGTTGAAGCTTCTGATTCGGTTGGTTGGTTATACGGGTTTCGAATTGCAAGAAGCATTGGAATCCCAAGGCATCTATGCAGAACTGGCCGATCCATTCCAAGTACTGTTTGTGTTACCGTTATGGAATGCGTCATCGACCTTACAACTGGAATCCTTGCTAACCAAAATGACAGAGGCAGTCACTTTGCTGAACAAAATGCCAAGCGGTTCTGTTGCAGCGAATATTCCTGAATGGCCAGTCGGTATTTCCACACTCGCATGCCCGCCTTCGCAATGGGCGACCATGCAAGTGGAATGGATACCTATGGAGAAATCAGTTGGCCATATTGCGGGAACCTCTCTCATTCCTTATCCGCCTGGCATTCCTTTGCTCATGAAAGGGGAACTGATCC